The following coding sequences are from one Devosia yakushimensis window:
- a CDS encoding ABC transporter substrate-binding protein, which produces MKHYAKALGGAGLMLGISLIAAQAQTVAPTTPPDPPKFDAQQVPTFVGVKDILEFKALPEYHEPDYVKAFVDAGKLPPVAERLPKEPMVYKTANMPDGIGVYGDVMRHVIGGRPEGWNYSGGQTQGWGGIDIGLSECLTRTGPLFQVKAEELEPLPNLAKSWEWSEDGHELTMHLIEGAKWSDGDPFDAEDLMFYWNDVLLDPQVTPLNGASPETFGVGTTLEQIDPYTVKWTFKDVKPTQYLYAMAYGNFCPGPSHILKPEHPAYKTGATYDQFKNAFPPEYLNIPVMGAWVPVEYRADDIIVMRRNPYYWKVDENGNQLPYLNELQYRLSTWADRDVQAVAGSGDLSNLEQPESYVEALRRSAEESAPARLAFGARTISYSIYPNLSGNGWGEPDARGQAVRELNRNLDFRKAVSYALDRQALGEALVKGPFTSPYPGGLMAPTSYYDKDSTVYYPYSLEDAKALLEKAGLTDTDGNGFVNFPADVLGGADVEITLLATSDYQTDKSLAEGVIAQMERLGIRVIAQFQAANQRDANYQAGKFDWQILRNGSDLVTVVQNTQNLAPTGPQISQGHRAGTDGTQDLLPFEQEMVATINSFVGTADPAERIELMKKYQNLYTENLYGIGLTQYPGALIINKRFVNVPAGTPILQFNWAEDGLIRERLYVPTDRQSTNELFPDTLPGAPGAGNGPIKSN; this is translated from the coding sequence ATGAAACATTACGCTAAGGCCCTTGGCGGGGCCGGCCTCATGCTGGGCATTTCACTGATCGCGGCCCAGGCCCAGACAGTGGCCCCCACCACCCCGCCCGATCCGCCGAAATTCGACGCACAGCAGGTTCCGACCTTTGTCGGGGTCAAGGACATTCTCGAATTCAAGGCATTGCCCGAATATCACGAGCCCGACTACGTCAAGGCCTTCGTCGATGCCGGCAAGCTGCCGCCGGTAGCCGAGCGGCTGCCCAAGGAGCCCATGGTCTACAAGACTGCCAACATGCCCGATGGCATCGGCGTCTATGGCGATGTCATGCGCCATGTCATCGGCGGCCGCCCGGAAGGCTGGAACTATAGCGGCGGCCAGACCCAGGGTTGGGGCGGCATCGATATCGGCCTCTCCGAATGCCTGACGCGCACCGGCCCGCTCTTCCAGGTCAAGGCCGAGGAACTCGAACCCCTTCCCAACCTCGCCAAGAGCTGGGAATGGTCCGAAGACGGCCATGAGCTGACCATGCATCTGATCGAAGGCGCCAAATGGTCCGACGGCGACCCCTTTGATGCCGAAGACCTCATGTTCTATTGGAACGACGTGCTGCTTGACCCCCAGGTCACCCCGCTCAATGGCGCCTCACCCGAGACCTTTGGCGTTGGCACCACGCTCGAGCAGATCGATCCCTATACGGTCAAGTGGACGTTCAAGGACGTCAAGCCGACGCAGTATCTCTACGCCATGGCCTATGGCAATTTCTGCCCCGGCCCCAGCCACATTCTCAAGCCCGAACACCCCGCCTACAAAACTGGCGCGACCTATGACCAGTTCAAGAATGCCTTCCCGCCCGAATATCTGAACATCCCGGTCATGGGCGCCTGGGTGCCGGTGGAATATCGCGCCGACGACATCATCGTCATGCGCCGCAACCCCTATTATTGGAAAGTCGACGAGAACGGCAACCAGCTCCCCTATCTCAACGAGCTGCAATACCGCCTCTCCACCTGGGCAGACCGTGACGTGCAGGCCGTGGCCGGATCGGGCGATCTCTCCAACCTCGAGCAGCCCGAAAGCTACGTCGAAGCCCTCCGCCGCTCGGCCGAGGAAAGCGCCCCGGCGCGTCTCGCCTTCGGCGCTCGCACCATCTCCTATTCGATCTATCCCAACCTCTCCGGCAATGGCTGGGGCGAGCCCGATGCCCGTGGCCAGGCTGTGCGTGAGCTCAATCGCAACCTCGATTTCCGCAAGGCCGTCAGCTATGCGCTCGATCGCCAGGCGCTGGGTGAAGCCCTCGTCAAGGGCCCCTTCACCTCGCCCTATCCGGGCGGCCTGATGGCGCCCACCAGCTATTACGACAAGGATTCCACGGTCTATTATCCGTACTCACTGGAAGACGCCAAGGCGCTGCTGGAAAAGGCCGGTCTGACCGACACCGACGGCAATGGCTTCGTCAATTTCCCTGCCGACGTGCTGGGCGGCGCCGATGTCGAGATCACGCTGCTCGCCACCTCCGACTACCAGACCGACAAGAGCCTGGCCGAAGGCGTGATCGCCCAGATGGAACGGCTCGGCATTCGTGTCATCGCCCAGTTCCAGGCTGCCAATCAGCGTGATGCCAATTATCAGGCTGGCAAGTTCGACTGGCAGATTCTGCGCAACGGCTCCGACCTGGTTACCGTCGTGCAGAACACCCAGAACCTGGCGCCCACCGGTCCCCAGATCAGCCAGGGTCACCGCGCCGGCACCGATGGCACCCAGGATCTGCTGCCCTTCGAGCAGGAGATGGTCGCTACCATCAACAGCTTCGTGGGCACCGCCGATCCGGCCGAGCGCATCGAACTGATGAAGAAGTATCAGAACCTCTATACCGAGAACCTCTACGGCATCGGTCTCACCCAATATCCGGGTGCGCTGATCATCAACAAGCGCTTCGTCAACGTGCCTGCCGGCACCCCGATCCTGCAGTTCAACTGGGCTGAAGACGGGCTGATCCGCGAACGCCTCTATGTTCCGACCGACCGGCAGTCCACCAACGAGCTGTTCCCCGATACCCTGCCGGGTGCTCCCGGCGCCGGTAACGGTCCGATCAAGAGCAACTAA
- a CDS encoding helix-turn-helix domain-containing protein — protein sequence MDELNAAGDLVRLPRQRAPRPTPRPDRSFYASGKAFGRFGMRAFTPQLMPAPHSHGHIEFNWLTHGTMDYVFDGRPVTVSANRLVAFWAGIPHQTVGLSEEAIAGRQHNIYLPMDSFLHMPQLGRLTETLMGGGVILFQPEAIGLDTLERWHSDYRSGNSLRTDIVRLEIGTLFRRAAITGWDLLLPAWIEPAGSRTRTGSPVRYVVRMVRHIVENITEPLTAEDIAGVVGLHPNYATNLFTKVMSISVQKFVVRMRLIRARSLLFDGNLSIANIAFQSGFVSQTQFYEHFRKAYGMTPSQMRKDTIEG from the coding sequence ATGGATGAACTCAATGCCGCCGGCGACCTGGTCCGGCTGCCCCGGCAGCGGGCGCCGCGCCCCACGCCGCGGCCCGACCGGAGCTTTTATGCCTCGGGCAAGGCCTTTGGCCGGTTTGGCATGCGGGCCTTCACGCCCCAGCTGATGCCGGCGCCCCATAGCCATGGCCATATCGAGTTCAACTGGCTGACCCATGGCACGATGGACTATGTGTTCGACGGCCGACCGGTGACCGTGAGCGCCAACCGGCTCGTGGCGTTCTGGGCGGGGATACCGCACCAGACTGTGGGATTGAGCGAGGAGGCGATTGCCGGCCGGCAGCACAATATCTACCTGCCGATGGATTCATTCCTGCACATGCCGCAATTGGGACGATTGACCGAAACGCTGATGGGCGGCGGGGTGATCCTGTTTCAACCGGAGGCTATCGGGCTCGATACGCTGGAGCGCTGGCACAGCGATTATCGGAGCGGGAATTCGCTGCGCACCGACATTGTGCGGCTGGAAATCGGCACGCTATTCCGCCGTGCGGCGATCACCGGCTGGGACCTGCTGCTGCCGGCCTGGATCGAACCGGCAGGCAGCCGCACGCGGACGGGCTCGCCGGTGCGCTATGTGGTGCGCATGGTGCGCCATATCGTTGAGAACATCACCGAGCCGCTGACCGCCGAGGATATTGCCGGTGTGGTTGGGCTGCATCCCAATTACGCGACCAACCTCTTCACCAAGGTCATGAGCATTTCGGTGCAGAAATTCGTGGTGCGGATGCGGTTGATCCGGGCACGGTCGCTGCTGTTCGATGGGAACCTTTCCATTGCCAACATTGCCTTTCAGTCGGGCTTTGTCAGCCAGACGCAGTTCTACGAGCATTTCCGCAAGGCTTATGGGATGACCCCGAGCCAGATGCGCAAGGATACGATCGAGGGCTAG
- a CDS encoding MFS transporter, whose product MTDTPKQHRLIPLFLSATATSFADWIDYLAIVALLTHWQVGAWGLAWFAIALAAPRLFVGPLAGMLTDRFPHKSVYLGANIGRALICGVMIFSPNPIILLILVALRTSFASASLPASQAAIPNLVGPDQLTSVNSTLFTIRQLTRILGPALGGALLLALSSQSLFVLTAALSVFAALTFLLLEMPGEGRKSHQVSETFLVNFKAGLTEITGQPLLLLATVYFAASMFATFLYDSFAVLYLDSLGMPASFLGAVMAALGAGGIAGALLLGRLSLTTQKAFVSMTVSSAAIGALIMLAGVLPYITQSASALFLTVLFFVVGVANSFALIPYRTIVQLETSKDKMGRVTALSDAFVTATMVSAPFFGSVIISVFKIGAAFLVSGAITLAIAALTWILAQRITKPAAAPASTNSMGT is encoded by the coding sequence ATGACTGATACCCCAAAGCAGCATCGGCTGATTCCATTGTTTCTATCCGCTACTGCGACGAGCTTTGCGGATTGGATCGACTATCTGGCAATCGTGGCCCTGCTAACGCATTGGCAAGTGGGCGCCTGGGGTCTGGCATGGTTCGCCATTGCGCTCGCCGCACCGCGCCTTTTTGTCGGGCCGCTGGCCGGAATGCTCACCGACCGCTTTCCGCACAAAAGCGTTTACCTGGGTGCCAATATAGGTCGGGCATTAATTTGTGGCGTCATGATCTTTTCGCCCAATCCAATCATTCTGCTCATTCTCGTCGCGCTGAGAACGAGTTTCGCCTCCGCCTCCCTGCCCGCCTCTCAAGCCGCAATTCCAAATCTTGTCGGCCCCGATCAGCTCACATCGGTCAATTCCACCCTGTTCACCATCCGCCAGCTCACGCGCATATTGGGCCCGGCACTCGGCGGCGCGCTCTTGCTGGCCCTGAGCAGTCAATCGCTTTTTGTCCTCACGGCCGCTTTGTCGGTCTTTGCGGCACTGACCTTCTTGTTGCTTGAAATGCCAGGCGAAGGCCGGAAGAGCCACCAGGTCTCAGAAACATTCCTCGTAAACTTCAAGGCGGGACTGACAGAAATCACCGGCCAACCACTCCTGCTGCTGGCAACCGTCTATTTTGCCGCCAGCATGTTCGCCACTTTTCTCTATGACAGCTTTGCCGTGCTCTATCTGGATAGCCTGGGCATGCCGGCAAGTTTTCTTGGCGCCGTAATGGCGGCGCTCGGCGCTGGCGGCATAGCCGGCGCCTTGCTGTTGGGACGTCTCAGCCTCACGACGCAAAAAGCATTCGTTTCCATGACGGTCTCCAGCGCAGCAATTGGCGCTCTGATCATGCTTGCGGGCGTTCTGCCCTACATCACGCAATCAGCCTCCGCACTATTTCTCACCGTGCTGTTTTTCGTCGTTGGCGTGGCCAATTCGTTCGCCCTGATCCCCTACCGCACAATCGTCCAATTGGAGACATCGAAGGATAAGATGGGCCGGGTCACCGCGCTGAGCGATGCCTTCGTCACGGCAACCATGGTCAGCGCCCCCTTCTTCGGCAGCGTTATTATTTCCGTCTTCAAGATTGGAGCCGCATTTCTGGTGAGCGGAGCCATCACGCTGGCAATCGCCGCACTGACTTGGATACTGGCGCAACGCATCACCAAGCCTGCCGCAGCCCCGGCATCGACGAATAGCATGGGTACCTGA
- the ychF gene encoding redox-regulated ATPase YchF: MGFKMGIVGLPNVGKSTLFNALTRTAAAQAANFPFCTIEPNVGEVSVPDIRLDKLAAIGKSINILPARMSFVDIAGLVKGASQGEGLGNQFLANIRECDAIAYVLRCFEDNNIIHVANKVDPLADAEVVETELMLADLESLEKRRAGVEKKAKQNDKDAKLTLELIDRALVLLRDGKSARFVKRDAEEEKAFQELQLLTSKPALYVCNVDEGSAENGNAMSKLVEDYAHSHDAGVVIISAEIESQLAQLPDAEQAEYLESLGLHEAGLNRLIREAYALLGLQTYFTVGPKETRAWTIHKGDKAPAAAGVIHSDFERGFIRAQTIAYDDFVTLGGEVPAKEAGKARDEGKEYVVRDGDVMLFKFNT, encoded by the coding sequence ATGGGTTTCAAGATGGGCATCGTCGGCCTGCCCAATGTCGGCAAGTCGACCCTTTTCAACGCGCTCACCCGCACCGCTGCCGCCCAGGCCGCGAACTTCCCCTTCTGCACCATCGAGCCCAATGTGGGCGAAGTCTCGGTGCCCGATATCAGGCTCGATAAGCTCGCCGCCATCGGCAAGTCGATCAATATCCTGCCCGCCCGCATGAGCTTCGTCGACATTGCCGGGCTGGTGAAGGGCGCATCGCAGGGTGAAGGCCTGGGCAACCAGTTCCTTGCCAATATCCGCGAATGCGACGCCATCGCCTATGTGCTGCGCTGCTTTGAAGACAACAATATCATCCACGTCGCCAACAAGGTCGATCCGCTGGCCGACGCCGAAGTGGTCGAAACCGAGCTGATGCTGGCCGACCTCGAAAGCCTCGAAAAGCGCCGCGCCGGCGTCGAGAAAAAGGCCAAGCAGAACGACAAGGACGCCAAGCTCACCCTCGAGCTGATCGACCGCGCCCTTGTCCTGCTGCGCGACGGCAAGTCCGCCCGCTTCGTCAAGCGCGATGCCGAGGAAGAAAAAGCCTTCCAGGAGCTGCAGCTCCTCACCTCCAAGCCCGCCCTCTATGTCTGCAATGTCGACGAAGGCTCGGCCGAAAACGGCAACGCCATGAGCAAGCTGGTCGAAGACTATGCCCATAGCCATGACGCGGGCGTCGTCATCATCTCCGCCGAAATCGAAAGCCAGCTGGCCCAGCTCCCCGATGCGGAACAGGCCGAATATCTGGAATCCCTGGGCCTGCACGAAGCCGGCCTCAACCGGCTGATCCGCGAGGCCTATGCCTTGCTGGGCCTACAGACCTATTTCACCGTCGGCCCCAAGGAAACCCGCGCCTGGACCATCCATAAGGGCGACAAGGCCCCTGCGGCAGCCGGCGTCATCCACTCCGATTTCGAACGCGGCTTCATCCGCGCCCAGACCATCGCCTACGATGATTTCGTCACCCTGGGCGGCGAAGTCCCCGCCAAGGAAGCCGGCAAGGCCCGCGACGAAGGCAAGGAATATGTCGTTAGGGATGGCGACGTGATGCTGTTCAAGTTCAATACCTGA